In Candidatus Binatia bacterium, one DNA window encodes the following:
- a CDS encoding efflux RND transporter periplasmic adaptor subunit, whose translation MLHVRCIVLLLAALATAGCFGEPEPYVPPPPEVTVAQPVEREISVDLEATGMVTGIETVEVRARVQGFIDGIHFRAGSIVNEGDLLFTIDPRPFRARLAQAEADLAGKQASLELARSNLAKAKALAKNNVLAAQELDTRVAEYDRAEADVALARANVEAARLDLSYTEVRAPISGRISRNLVDQGALVGSGEPTLLATIVNDAEVFVYFDVSERQMQTWLRANPTARAASNDEQPRQPVLLSLPNDDDFVHQGVVESADNQVDRETGTLRIRALFPNPDRRIVPGTYVKLRVPTSRERALLVPDLAVAADQAGRYVLVVDAQNVVERRDVEVGALSGRMRRIVGGLDLDEWVVVNGLQRARPGAKVVPQRSTVEAALDAANGRAG comes from the coding sequence ATGCTGCATGTCCGCTGCATCGTTCTCCTGCTCGCTGCGCTGGCGACGGCCGGATGCTTCGGCGAGCCGGAGCCGTACGTACCGCCGCCGCCCGAGGTGACGGTCGCGCAGCCCGTCGAGCGCGAGATCTCCGTCGACCTCGAGGCGACCGGGATGGTGACCGGCATCGAGACGGTCGAGGTGCGCGCGCGGGTGCAGGGCTTCATCGACGGCATCCACTTCCGCGCCGGCTCGATCGTCAACGAGGGCGACCTGCTGTTCACCATCGATCCGCGTCCGTTCCGGGCACGGCTCGCGCAGGCCGAGGCGGACCTCGCGGGCAAGCAGGCGTCGCTCGAGCTCGCGCGCAGCAACCTCGCGAAGGCGAAGGCGCTCGCGAAGAACAACGTCCTCGCCGCGCAGGAGCTCGACACGCGGGTCGCGGAGTACGACCGCGCGGAGGCCGACGTCGCGCTCGCGCGCGCCAACGTCGAGGCCGCGCGCCTCGACCTGTCCTACACCGAGGTGCGCGCGCCGATCTCGGGACGCATCTCGCGCAACCTCGTCGACCAGGGCGCGCTCGTCGGCTCGGGCGAGCCGACGCTGCTCGCGACCATCGTCAACGACGCCGAGGTGTTCGTCTACTTCGACGTCAGCGAGCGTCAGATGCAGACCTGGCTGCGCGCGAACCCGACGGCGCGCGCCGCCTCGAACGACGAGCAGCCGCGCCAGCCGGTGCTGCTCTCGCTGCCCAACGACGACGACTTCGTGCACCAGGGCGTCGTCGAGTCGGCCGACAACCAGGTCGACCGCGAGACCGGCACGCTGCGCATCCGCGCGCTGTTCCCGAATCCCGACCGGCGCATCGTGCCGGGCACCTACGTCAAGCTGCGCGTGCCGACGAGCCGCGAGCGCGCGCTGCTCGTCCCGGACCTCGCCGTCGCCGCCGATCAGGCGGGACGCTACGTGCTCGTGGTCGACGCCCAGAACGTCGTCGAGCGCCGCGACGTCGAGGTCGGCGCGCTCAGCGGACGCATGCGTCGCATCGTCGGCGGGCTCGACCTCGACGAGTGGGTGGTGGTGAACGGCCTGCAGCGCGCGCGTCCGGGCGCCAAGGTCGTGCCGCAGCGCTCGACGGTCGAGGCCGCGCTCGACGCCGCCAACGGCCGCGCGGGCTGA
- a CDS encoding multidrug efflux RND transporter permease subunit, with amino-acid sequence MSSRFFIDRPIFASVVSLLIVIAGAVAYTQLPVAQYPDITPPVIWVEAHYPGASAQVVADTVASPIEQEVNGVEGMLYMSSTSSSDGSYSLTITFEVGTDPDMASVLVQNRVNVALPRLPDEVRRQGITTRKQSTGLIAVVGLISPGNRYDDLFLANYATLNIRDELARINGVGGVETFPTKEYGMRLWLDPEALKARNLTTTEVLDAIREQNVQVAAGIIGQPPAPTGQDFEYTVTTLGRLVGEEQFEDIVVKTGEDGRLTRVKDVARVELGAKRYDSLSFQNGVPSSTIILYQSPGANAVEVARGVREALERISKTLPEGLELTMIYDVSDFVEASISEVQKTLLEAFVLVFLVVLVFLQSLRATIIPAITIPVSLIGTCALLLAFGFSINTLTLFGLVLAIGIVVDDAIVVVENVERNMREHGLGAREATLRAMREVFGPVVAITLVVMAVFLPTAALSGITGRLYRQFAVTLAVSTFLSAVNALTLSPALCAVFLRLHDAGSAKGVFGRFAQRFNDALERATELYLRVVAVLLRRRAVALGAFLALCAATWLLVRIVPTGFLPMDDQGYIVVDVQLPDGASQERTAAVVHRVDKILRSVDGISLVTLLPGFSPINGNASNNAFGFACFSHWSDRIGRGRDVFAIIDEVREKLAPIQEAQVLAFPPPAIDGLGQTAGFEMLVQDRLNAGPDALQQATDALVAAAAADPRLTNVFSGYRAGVPQLYADVDREKVKMLGIPLQQVFDTLQAYLGSAYVNDFTRFGRTFQVNVQADAAFRARPEDIERLEVRSPSGKMVPLGALLKVEERIGPARILRFNLFPSAMVTGEAAPGTSSGQALEIVDQLAQRTLPPGMSIAWTGTSYQELRAGGQGLVAFVLGLIVVYLILAAQYESWSMPLSVVLSVPLTVLSSLLALLVRGLDNNVFTQIGLVLLIALAARNAILIVEFAREFRRQGHSIEEAALAGARVRLRPILMTSFTFVLGVVPLVIASGAGASARRALGTAVFGGMLGGTLLGVLFIPLLYVVVEQATERIAAWRGAAATSAAAPRA; translated from the coding sequence GTGTCGAGTCGCTTCTTCATCGACCGGCCGATCTTCGCGTCGGTGGTGTCGCTGCTGATCGTGATCGCCGGCGCGGTCGCGTACACGCAGCTTCCGGTCGCGCAGTATCCCGACATCACGCCGCCCGTGATCTGGGTGGAGGCGCACTATCCGGGCGCGAGCGCCCAGGTCGTCGCCGACACCGTCGCCTCGCCGATCGAGCAGGAGGTGAACGGCGTCGAGGGCATGCTCTACATGTCGAGCACGAGCTCGAGCGACGGCTCGTACAGCCTGACCATCACCTTCGAGGTCGGCACCGATCCCGACATGGCGTCGGTGCTGGTGCAGAACCGGGTGAACGTCGCGCTGCCGCGCCTGCCCGACGAGGTGCGCCGGCAGGGCATCACGACGCGCAAGCAGTCGACCGGTCTCATCGCGGTGGTCGGTCTGATCTCGCCCGGCAACCGCTACGACGACCTCTTCCTCGCGAACTACGCGACGCTCAACATCCGCGACGAGCTCGCGCGCATCAACGGCGTCGGCGGCGTCGAGACCTTCCCGACCAAGGAGTACGGGATGCGTCTCTGGCTCGATCCGGAGGCGCTGAAGGCGCGCAACCTGACCACGACGGAAGTCCTCGACGCGATCCGCGAGCAGAACGTGCAGGTCGCGGCCGGCATCATCGGACAGCCGCCCGCGCCGACGGGGCAGGACTTCGAGTACACGGTGACGACGCTCGGACGCCTCGTCGGCGAGGAGCAGTTCGAGGACATCGTCGTCAAGACGGGCGAGGATGGGCGGCTCACGCGCGTCAAGGACGTGGCGCGCGTCGAGCTCGGCGCCAAGCGCTACGACAGCCTGTCGTTCCAGAACGGCGTGCCGAGCTCGACGATCATCCTCTACCAGTCGCCGGGCGCGAACGCGGTCGAGGTCGCGCGCGGCGTGCGCGAAGCGCTCGAGCGCATCAGCAAGACGCTGCCCGAGGGGCTCGAGCTGACGATGATCTACGACGTCTCGGACTTCGTCGAGGCGTCGATCTCCGAGGTGCAGAAGACGCTCCTCGAGGCCTTCGTGCTGGTCTTCCTCGTCGTGCTGGTCTTCCTGCAGAGCCTGCGCGCGACGATCATCCCGGCGATCACCATCCCGGTGTCGTTGATCGGCACGTGCGCGCTCCTGCTCGCGTTCGGCTTCTCGATCAACACCCTGACGCTGTTTGGCCTCGTGCTCGCGATCGGCATCGTCGTCGACGACGCGATCGTGGTGGTCGAGAACGTCGAGCGGAACATGCGCGAGCACGGGCTCGGCGCGCGCGAGGCGACGCTGCGCGCGATGCGCGAGGTGTTCGGGCCGGTGGTCGCGATCACGCTCGTCGTGATGGCGGTGTTCCTGCCGACCGCGGCGCTGAGCGGCATCACCGGACGGCTGTACCGCCAGTTCGCGGTCACGCTCGCGGTGAGCACGTTCCTCTCGGCGGTGAACGCGCTCACGCTGAGCCCGGCGCTGTGCGCGGTCTTCTTGCGCTTGCACGACGCGGGCTCGGCGAAGGGCGTCTTCGGACGCTTCGCGCAGCGCTTCAACGACGCCCTCGAGCGCGCGACCGAGCTCTACCTGCGCGTCGTCGCGGTGCTGCTGCGTCGTCGCGCGGTGGCCCTCGGCGCGTTCCTCGCGCTCTGCGCGGCGACCTGGCTGCTGGTTCGCATCGTGCCGACCGGCTTCCTGCCGATGGACGACCAGGGCTACATCGTCGTCGACGTGCAGCTTCCGGACGGCGCCTCGCAGGAGCGCACCGCCGCGGTCGTGCACCGCGTCGACAAGATCCTGCGCTCGGTCGACGGCATCAGCCTGGTCACGCTGCTGCCCGGCTTCTCGCCGATCAACGGCAACGCCTCGAACAACGCGTTCGGCTTCGCGTGCTTCTCGCACTGGAGCGACCGCATCGGGCGCGGACGCGACGTCTTCGCGATCATCGACGAGGTGCGCGAGAAGCTCGCGCCGATCCAGGAAGCGCAGGTGCTCGCCTTCCCGCCGCCGGCGATCGACGGCCTCGGGCAGACGGCGGGCTTCGAGATGCTGGTGCAGGATCGTCTCAACGCCGGTCCGGACGCGCTGCAGCAGGCGACCGACGCGCTGGTCGCCGCGGCCGCCGCCGACCCGCGCCTCACCAACGTCTTCAGCGGCTACCGCGCGGGCGTGCCGCAGCTCTACGCCGACGTCGACCGCGAGAAGGTCAAGATGCTCGGCATCCCGCTGCAGCAGGTGTTCGACACGCTGCAGGCCTACCTCGGCTCGGCCTACGTCAACGACTTCACGCGCTTCGGACGCACCTTTCAGGTCAACGTGCAGGCCGACGCCGCGTTCCGCGCGCGTCCGGAGGACATCGAGCGGCTCGAGGTGCGCAGCCCGTCGGGCAAGATGGTGCCGCTCGGCGCGCTGCTGAAGGTCGAGGAGCGGATCGGCCCCGCGCGCATCCTGCGCTTCAACCTCTTCCCGTCGGCGATGGTGACCGGCGAGGCGGCGCCGGGGACGAGCTCGGGTCAGGCGCTCGAGATCGTCGACCAGCTCGCGCAGCGCACGCTGCCGCCCGGGATGTCGATCGCCTGGACGGGCACGTCGTACCAGGAGCTGCGCGCGGGCGGGCAGGGGCTCGTCGCGTTCGTCCTCGGGCTGATCGTCGTCTACCTGATCCTCGCCGCGCAGTACGAGAGCTGGTCGATGCCGCTGTCGGTGGTGCTGTCGGTGCCGCTGACCGTGCTGAGCTCGCTGCTCGCGCTCCTCGTGCGCGGGCTCGACAACAACGTCTTCACGCAGATCGGCCTCGTCCTGCTGATCGCGCTCGCGGCGCGCAACGCGATCCTGATCGTCGAGTTCGCGCGCGAGTTCCGCCGCCAGGGACACTCGATCGAGGAGGCGGCGCTCGCCGGCGCGCGCGTCCGTCTGCGGCCGATCCTCATGACGTCGTTCACCTTCGTGCTCGGCGTCGTGCCGCTGGTCATCGCGTCGGGCGCGGGCGCGTCGGCGCGTCGCGCGCTCGGCACGGCGGTGTTCGGCGGCATGCTCGGCGGCACGCTGCTCGGCGTCCTGTTCATCCCGCTGCTCTACGTGGTCGTCGAGCAGGCGACCGAGCGGATCGCCGCCTGGCGGGGCGCGGCCGCGACCAGCGCGGCTGCGCCGCGGGCCTAG
- a CDS encoding LLM class flavin-dependent oxidoreductase, with translation MDFGLQLAALPAKDILENARNAEAWGYAALYVPDHWAYERQAGGGLDDGANAWEATTILGAIAAVTAKARIGALVLCNLFRHPATTAQHVATVDHLSDGRALLGIGSGWTKAEFEMMGVAFPDVKPRLRMLDEAVRVVKSLWTESRTNFDGEFYHLKDAFLVPKPLQDPHPPVMLGGSGKGLLRIAARHADHVNIISDAGRAGTILMSEVAKVTEDAFKAKIDFVRAEAKAAGRDPDELTFSSTLFMPMLTDTEAAGDEFANNMGGMLGLSGDQVKRMPMTLIGTREQWIEELKRREREWGVKHYIMSGFGGPQLAERFAREIAPKVQG, from the coding sequence ATGGACTTCGGACTGCAGCTCGCGGCACTGCCCGCCAAAGACATTCTCGAGAACGCCCGCAACGCCGAAGCGTGGGGCTACGCGGCGCTCTACGTGCCCGACCACTGGGCGTACGAGCGTCAGGCGGGCGGCGGGCTCGACGACGGCGCCAACGCCTGGGAGGCGACGACGATCCTCGGCGCGATCGCCGCGGTGACCGCCAAGGCGCGCATCGGCGCGCTCGTGCTGTGCAACCTCTTCCGCCACCCGGCGACCACCGCGCAGCACGTCGCGACCGTCGACCACCTGAGCGACGGCCGCGCGCTGCTCGGCATCGGCTCGGGCTGGACCAAGGCCGAGTTCGAGATGATGGGCGTCGCGTTCCCCGACGTGAAGCCGCGTCTGCGCATGCTCGACGAGGCGGTGCGCGTCGTGAAGAGCCTGTGGACCGAGTCGCGCACCAACTTCGACGGCGAGTTCTACCACCTGAAGGACGCCTTCCTCGTGCCCAAGCCGCTCCAGGATCCGCACCCGCCGGTCATGCTCGGCGGCAGCGGCAAGGGCCTGCTGCGCATCGCCGCGCGTCATGCGGACCACGTCAACATCATCTCCGACGCCGGACGCGCGGGCACCATCCTGATGAGCGAGGTCGCGAAGGTCACCGAGGACGCCTTCAAGGCGAAGATCGACTTCGTGCGCGCCGAGGCCAAGGCGGCGGGACGCGACCCGGACGAGCTCACCTTCTCGAGCACGCTGTTCATGCCGATGCTGACCGACACCGAGGCCGCGGGCGACGAGTTCGCGAACAACATGGGCGGCATGCTCGGCCTGTCGGGCGATCAGGTGAAGCGCATGCCGATGACGCTGATCGGCACGCGCGAGCAGTGGATCGAGGAGCTCAAGCGGCGCGAGCGCGAGTGGGGCGTCAAGCACTACATCATGTCGGGGTTCGGCGGCCCGCAGCTCGCCGAGCGCTTCGCACGCGAGATCGCGCCCAAGGTCCAGGGCTGA
- a CDS encoding phytanoyl-CoA dioxygenase family protein: MSVSAQTTELRAPELPPGARLHPWNRSFTWQVRTAPLRALTPTQKEQFDREGFVVLEDLLTPDEVAATLAEIDPLEAQTDAYLKTLPEGRLAILEAGAITFSAHLVTRSERLRALAAHPRILDVCHDLVGDDVDLYWDQAVYKKPEKPRRFPWHQDNGYTYVEPQQYLTVWLALTDATEANGCPVVAPGLHLHGTLAHRYVDPLGFECFETPQRAIAAAVRAGGAVVFSSLTPHLTGPNTTDAVRKAYILQYAPAGARILEGDPSAGPPTGERPCDAPGRQFAVLRGGAPL; this comes from the coding sequence GTGAGCGTGAGCGCGCAGACGACGGAGCTGCGAGCTCCCGAGCTGCCGCCGGGCGCGCGCCTGCACCCCTGGAATCGAAGCTTCACCTGGCAGGTGCGCACCGCGCCGCTGCGCGCGCTGACGCCGACACAGAAGGAGCAGTTCGACCGCGAAGGCTTCGTCGTCCTCGAGGACCTGCTGACGCCGGACGAGGTCGCGGCGACGCTCGCCGAGATCGACCCGCTCGAGGCGCAGACCGACGCGTACTTGAAGACGCTGCCGGAGGGACGCCTCGCGATCCTCGAGGCCGGTGCAATCACCTTCTCGGCGCATCTCGTCACGCGCTCGGAGCGTCTGCGCGCGCTCGCCGCGCACCCGCGCATCCTCGACGTCTGCCACGACCTCGTCGGCGACGACGTCGACCTCTACTGGGATCAGGCGGTCTACAAGAAGCCCGAGAAGCCGCGCCGCTTCCCCTGGCATCAGGACAACGGCTACACCTACGTCGAGCCGCAGCAATACTTGACGGTGTGGCTCGCGCTCACCGACGCCACCGAAGCGAACGGCTGCCCGGTGGTCGCGCCCGGCCTGCACCTGCACGGCACGCTCGCGCACCGCTACGTCGACCCGCTCGGCTTCGAGTGCTTCGAGACGCCGCAGCGCGCGATCGCTGCCGCCGTGCGCGCCGGCGGCGCGGTCGTGTTCTCGTCGCTGACGCCGCACCTCACCGGGCCGAACACGACGGACGCGGTGCGCAAGGCGTACATTCTGCAGTACGCGCCCGCCGGCGCGCGCATCCTCGAGGGAGATCCGAGCGCCGGTCCGCCGACGGGCGAGCGCCCCTGCGACGCGCCCGGGCGGCAGTTCGCGGTGCTGCGCGGCGGCGCGCCTCTCTGA
- the argC gene encoding N-acetyl-gamma-glutamyl-phosphate reductase, which translates to MKARVYIDGQAGTTGLQIRERLAGRDDLELLTIDEARRKDPQARAEMLRSADVAILCLPDDASREAVALAGDAPVRFLDASTAHRVAEGWIYGLPELAPGQRDAIRSARRVANPGCYPTGVILLLRPLVDAQLLAADAPIAVHALSGYSGGGRQMIERWEDPSTGLATLPYEAPYALDREHKHIPEMTRYARLVHRPQFVPAVGPFRCGMRIEIPLHAAVLRGVEAQRLHEALAARYAGEPFVRVHPFSEQVSADERAFDPCAANGTNRIDLWVLPNPLGHVLLVATLDNLGKGAAGAAVQNLNLMLGRPETQGLETGVAA; encoded by the coding sequence ATGAAGGCGCGCGTCTACATCGACGGCCAGGCCGGCACGACGGGTTTGCAGATCCGTGAGCGCCTCGCGGGGCGCGACGACCTCGAGCTGCTCACGATCGACGAGGCGCGGCGCAAGGACCCGCAGGCGCGCGCCGAGATGCTGCGCTCGGCGGACGTCGCGATCCTCTGCCTGCCGGACGACGCGTCGCGCGAGGCGGTCGCGCTCGCCGGCGACGCGCCGGTGCGCTTCCTCGACGCGAGCACCGCGCACCGCGTCGCCGAGGGCTGGATCTACGGCCTACCCGAGCTCGCGCCGGGACAGCGTGACGCGATCCGCAGCGCGCGCCGGGTCGCGAATCCGGGCTGCTACCCGACCGGCGTGATCCTGCTGCTGCGTCCGCTGGTCGACGCGCAGCTCCTCGCGGCGGATGCGCCGATCGCGGTGCACGCGCTCTCGGGCTACTCGGGCGGCGGCCGGCAGATGATCGAGCGCTGGGAGGATCCGTCGACCGGGCTCGCGACGCTGCCCTACGAGGCGCCCTACGCGCTCGACCGCGAGCACAAGCACATCCCCGAGATGACGCGCTATGCGCGCCTCGTGCACCGGCCGCAGTTCGTGCCGGCGGTCGGGCCGTTCCGCTGCGGCATGCGGATCGAGATCCCGCTGCACGCGGCGGTGCTGCGCGGCGTGGAGGCGCAGCGCCTGCACGAGGCGCTCGCCGCGCGCTACGCAGGCGAGCCGTTCGTGCGCGTGCATCCGTTCAGCGAGCAGGTGTCCGCCGACGAGCGCGCCTTCGACCCGTGCGCCGCGAACGGCACCAACCGGATCGACCTCTGGGTGCTGCCGAACCCGCTCGGCCACGTGCTGCTGGTCGCGACGCTCGACAACCTCGGTAAGGGCGCTGCCGGCGCGGCGGTGCAGAACCTGAACCTGATGCTCGGGCGCCCGGAGACGCAGGGCCTCGAGACGGGCGTCGCCGCGTGA
- a CDS encoding acyl-CoA synthetase: MEFNLADLFEHAVDHFGDREYLVCDGKRRTYAEMEERANRLAHHLAAHGIGVGDHVGIYALNSVEWVETLWAVFKLRAIWININYRYVEDELRYLFDNADLKALVYQRQFAPRVARVLPAMPLLRHSIVIEDGSGEDASTIGSVDYEEAVASGSPERDFGPRSADDRYILYTGGTTGMPKGVIWRHEDVFFALGGGIDPMTNERCQHPSHMVEKGKGGALTFLPIAPLMHGATQWAVMGQSFVGNKVVLLGKFDPERVWSLVEEEKVNSMMITGDAMGRPLIETLAANPGRWDLSSLFLLTSSAVTFSPAVKDEFFKHFPNLMMIDAIGSSETGNNGMVMVQAGQTEMKGGPTVTKVGNTVVLDENFRPIPPGPEPRIGKIARVGDIPIGYYKDEKKTAETFVTVDGVRYAMPGDYGMIEPDGRITLLGRGSVSINSGGEKIFPEEVETAVKSHPAVFDCTIVGVPDERWGERVAAVVEFRPGQSTTLEDIQAHCRTKIAGYKVPRQLCVVEQIVRSPSGKPDYRWAKQVASEARS, encoded by the coding sequence ATGGAGTTCAACCTGGCGGACCTCTTCGAGCACGCGGTCGATCACTTCGGCGACCGGGAGTACCTGGTGTGCGACGGCAAGCGTCGCACCTACGCCGAGATGGAGGAGCGCGCGAACCGCCTCGCGCACCACCTCGCGGCCCACGGCATCGGCGTGGGCGATCACGTCGGCATCTACGCGCTGAACTCCGTCGAGTGGGTCGAGACGCTGTGGGCGGTCTTCAAGCTGCGCGCGATCTGGATCAACATCAACTACCGCTACGTCGAGGACGAGCTCCGCTACCTGTTCGACAACGCGGATCTGAAGGCGCTCGTCTACCAGCGTCAGTTTGCGCCGCGCGTCGCGCGCGTGCTGCCGGCGATGCCTCTCCTGCGTCACTCGATCGTGATCGAGGACGGCAGCGGCGAGGACGCCTCGACGATCGGCTCGGTCGACTACGAGGAGGCCGTCGCGTCGGGCTCTCCCGAGCGCGACTTCGGACCGCGCTCCGCCGACGACCGCTACATCCTCTACACCGGCGGCACGACGGGAATGCCGAAGGGCGTCATCTGGCGGCACGAGGACGTGTTCTTCGCGCTCGGCGGCGGCATCGACCCGATGACCAACGAGCGCTGCCAGCACCCGTCGCACATGGTCGAGAAGGGCAAGGGCGGCGCGCTGACCTTCCTGCCGATCGCGCCGCTCATGCACGGCGCGACGCAGTGGGCGGTGATGGGTCAGAGCTTCGTCGGCAACAAGGTCGTGCTGCTGGGCAAGTTCGACCCGGAGCGCGTGTGGTCGCTGGTCGAGGAGGAGAAGGTCAACTCGATGATGATCACCGGCGACGCGATGGGTCGTCCGCTGATCGAGACGCTCGCCGCGAACCCAGGGCGCTGGGATCTCTCGTCGCTCTTCCTGCTCACGAGCAGCGCCGTCACCTTCTCGCCCGCCGTCAAGGACGAGTTCTTCAAGCACTTCCCGAACTTGATGATGATCGACGCGATCGGCTCGTCCGAGACCGGCAACAACGGCATGGTCATGGTGCAGGCGGGACAGACCGAGATGAAGGGCGGCCCGACCGTGACCAAGGTCGGCAACACGGTGGTGCTCGACGAGAACTTCCGGCCGATCCCGCCCGGACCCGAGCCGCGCATCGGCAAGATCGCGCGCGTCGGCGACATCCCGATCGGCTACTACAAGGACGAGAAGAAGACCGCGGAGACCTTCGTCACCGTCGACGGCGTGCGCTACGCGATGCCGGGCGACTACGGGATGATCGAGCCGGACGGTCGCATCACGCTGCTCGGCCGCGGCTCGGTGTCGATCAACTCGGGCGGCGAGAAGATCTTCCCCGAGGAGGTCGAGACCGCCGTCAAGTCGCACCCCGCGGTGTTCGACTGCACCATCGTCGGCGTTCCCGACGAGCGCTGGGGCGAGCGCGTCGCGGCGGTCGTCGAGTTCCGTCCGGGGCAGAGCACGACGCTCGAGGACATCCAGGCGCACTGCCGCACCAAGATCGCCGGTTACAAGGTGCCGCGTCAGCTCTGCGTCGTGGAGCAGATCGTGCGCTCGCCGTCGGGCAAGCCGGACTACCGCTGGGCGAAGCAGGTCGCGAGCGAGGCGCGGAGCTGA
- a CDS encoding DUF4345 domain-containing protein: MDRARLFLAVNALLWLPYGLYLLARPDALAEIAGVVGATPTGRTELRAMYGGLQAAIGVLALLATLRHDLRRTALVTLAFLTGGLFTGRVSAVVVGGGISAYTVGALLLEVTLAGLSTALLRQTPRS; the protein is encoded by the coding sequence ATGGACCGCGCACGCCTGTTCCTCGCCGTCAACGCGCTGCTCTGGCTGCCCTACGGGCTCTACTTGCTCGCGCGCCCCGACGCGCTCGCCGAGATCGCCGGCGTCGTCGGCGCGACGCCGACCGGGCGCACCGAGCTGCGCGCGATGTACGGCGGTCTGCAGGCGGCGATCGGCGTGCTGGCGCTGCTCGCGACGCTGCGACACGACCTCCGGCGCACGGCGCTCGTCACCCTCGCCTTCTTGACCGGCGGGCTCTTCACGGGACGCGTGAGCGCCGTCGTCGTCGGCGGCGGGATCTCGGCGTACACGGTCGGCGCGCTGCTGCTCGAGGTGACGCTCGCCGGGCTGTCGACCGCGCTGCTGCGCCAGACGCCACGAAGTTGA
- a CDS encoding lipo-like protein, whose product MTDRLRRFLYRHASRILSAPLGTYLRCSGQDIDQLRRHIRKADVLLVCGDQRVSEVIRYLTQSSWSHAAIYVGDELLRRDPAQARALEERYGEDAQHMVVEALLEEGVVASPLSKYRGFHLRLCRPFGLAPKDVVTVMDLVIEQIGGEYDLTNLLDLARYFLPVSLVPARFRRDALEFGSGRPTEVICSSMIARAFDAVGFPVLPRTEEEVAELMQSQGGERRAYHVGVGSPSWPSRRPLARHLRMSRRPHTLVTPRDFDLSPYFEIVKFSLIEGAREVVPEPVRRPSVARRAVAALPLLSRFRRAPASAAPSVAAARPQVEQA is encoded by the coding sequence GTGACCGATCGCCTGCGACGCTTCCTCTACCGCCACGCAAGCCGGATCCTGAGCGCGCCGCTCGGCACCTACCTGCGCTGCTCGGGTCAGGACATCGATCAGCTCCGCCGCCACATCCGCAAGGCCGACGTGCTGCTGGTGTGCGGCGACCAGCGCGTCAGCGAGGTCATCCGATACTTGACGCAGAGCTCGTGGTCGCACGCGGCGATCTACGTCGGCGACGAGCTCTTGCGGCGCGACCCGGCGCAGGCGCGCGCGCTCGAGGAGCGCTACGGCGAGGACGCGCAACACATGGTGGTCGAGGCGCTGCTCGAGGAAGGCGTCGTCGCGTCGCCGCTCTCGAAGTACCGCGGCTTCCATCTGCGGCTCTGCCGTCCCTTCGGGCTCGCGCCGAAGGACGTCGTGACCGTGATGGATCTCGTGATCGAGCAGATCGGCGGCGAGTACGATCTCACGAACCTGCTCGACCTGGCGCGCTACTTCCTGCCGGTGTCGCTCGTCCCCGCGCGCTTCCGGCGCGACGCGCTCGAGTTCGGCAGCGGACGTCCGACCGAGGTGATCTGCTCGTCGATGATCGCGCGCGCGTTCGACGCGGTCGGCTTCCCGGTGCTGCCGCGCACCGAGGAGGAGGTCGCGGAGCTGATGCAGTCGCAAGGCGGCGAGCGCCGCGCGTACCACGTCGGCGTCGGCTCGCCGAGCTGGCCGTCGCGCCGTCCGCTCGCGCGCCACCTGCGCATGAGCCGCCGTCCGCACACGCTGGTCACGCCGCGCGACTTCGACCTCTCGCCCTACTTCGAGATCGTCAAGTTCAGCCTGATCGAGGGCGCGCGCGAGGTCGTGCCGGAGCCGGTGCGGCGGCCGAGCGTCGCGCGGCGCGCGGTCGCGGCGCTGCCGCTGCTGTCGCGCTTCCGGCGCGCGCCGGCGAGCGCGGCGCCGAGCGTCGCCGCGGCGCGCCCGCAGGTCGAGCAGGCGTAA